Proteins encoded within one genomic window of Esox lucius isolate fEsoLuc1 chromosome 12, fEsoLuc1.pri, whole genome shotgun sequence:
- the LOC105013876 gene encoding kelch repeat and BTB domain-containing protein 12 isoform X3, whose product MDQQVMVPGQAEHGLLLRSQLERMWRARELTDVVLLADGIPFPCHRVVLSAFSPYFHAMFTCGLKETRGGEVPLRDTPAQSLKLILGYMYCSYLPLTHENIQGVAAAAFLLHIDGAFRLCQSYMVESMDTSNCVGLYHWARNLGATDLADLALRYLCRHFTQVCQEEELLELDAQSLGCLLGSDDLNVTQEECVLELVLRWIERRRGDEQSEAQAIELLRRVRLELIDPNFLRKARRRNPVLLRDAECFGMIDTALQTSCPSVAAATHRPTLRYGMATTNLLLCLGGSDEGGLPARRGGLADLSFCFAPQDRKSYYIPSPVKGVGLITAGAVTQDNNIVAAVEEEDDNRTKKLAIYSVERWSMKRGGSWLSFAPLPLPVACHCTISLRDRLYVLGGWTPQTDHPDDEPDRLSSRVFQFDPGKDRWMECENMRYSRYRCGVAALNGEIYILGGIGCEGQDRGQSRRCLSSVEIYNPEEDTWRSGPTLPTPLLSLRSNASNTGEVDGKLYLCGYYKGAGRHEVITKEILELDPKDNVWTVVERRAAMHDSYDVCLVANFNPRDLSTPNSDP is encoded by the exons ATGGACCAGCAGGTTATGGTGCCTGGTCAGGCCGAACATGGACTGCTTCTGCGGAGCCAGCTGGAGAGGATGTGGAGGGCTAGGGAGCTGACTGACGTGGTTCTTCTGGCCGACGGCATTCCCTTCCCCTGCCACCGGGTGGTGCTATCCGCCTTCAGCCCTTACTTCCAC GCCATGTTTACCTGTGGTCTGAAAGAGACCCGTGGAGGGGAGGTGCCTCTCAGGGACACGCCTGCCCAGAGCCTTAAGCTGATCTTGGGGTACATGTACTGCTCCTATCTGCCTCTCACCCACGAAAACATCCAGGGTGTGGCCGCTGCTGCCTTCCTGCTGCACATAGACGGGGCATTCAG ATTGTGCCAGAGCTACATGGTGGAAAGCATGGACACTTCCAACTGTGTAGGACTGTACCACTGGGCCAGAAATCTTGGGGCCACTGACCTGGCAGACCTTGCCCTGAGATACCTGTGTCGTCACTTCACCCAG GTGTGTCAGGAGGAGGAGCTGTTGGAACTGGATGCCCAGAGTCTGGGGTGTTTACTGGGGTCAGATGACCTGAACGTGACCCAGGAGGAGTGTGTTCTGGAGCTGGTGCTGCGCTGGATAGAAAGGCGCAGGGGAGACGAGCAGAGTGAGGCCCAGGCCATCGAGCTCCTCAGACGGGTACGACTGGAGCTGATTGACCCCAACTTCCTCCGGAAAGCCAGGAGGAGAAACCCG GTGTTGCTCCGGGATGCCGAATGCTTCGGGATGATCGATACGGCTCTCCAGACTTCCTGTCCCTCGGTGGCAGCTGCCACCCATCGCCCCACCCTGCGCTATGGGATGGCAACCACAAACTTGCTCCTCTGCCTTGGGGGTAGTGACGAGGGGGGTCTCCCAGCCCGCCGGGGGGGTCTGGCTGACCTCAGCTTCTGTTTCGCCCCCCAGGACAGAAAGTCGTACTACATCCCCTCTCCTGTCAAGGGGGTGGGATTGATCACGGCGGGGGCAGTCACACAGGACAACAACATAGTTGCTGCTGTAGAGGAGGAGGACGACAACAGGACCAAGAAACTGGCGATATacag CGTTGAGAGGTGGTCAATGAAAAGGGGCGGGTCCTGGCTAAGCTTcgcccctctgcctctcccggTGGCATGTCATTGCACGATCAGCCTCAGAGACCGCCTCTACGTGCTGGGGGGATGGACGCCACAG ACGGACCATCCAGACGATGAGCCAGACCGCTTGAGTAGCCGTGTGTTCCAGTTTGACCCAGGAAAAGACAGGTGGATGGAGTGTGAGAACATGAGGTACTCCCGCTATCGATGTGGGGTCGCTGCACTCAATGGAGAGATCTACATTCTAG GAGGAATAGGATGTGAGGGGCAGGACCGTGGCCAATCACGTCGTTGTTTGAGCTCAGTGGAGATCTATAACCCAGAAGAAGACACCTGGAGGTCCGGGCCTACCCTCCCaactcccctcctctctctccgaAGCAACGCCTCTAACACTGGGGAGGTGGACGGCAAGCTGTATCTCTGTGGCTATTATAAGGGGGCAG GTCGCCATGAGGTTATTACCAAAGAGATCTTAGAGCTGGATCCCAAGGACAACGTGTGGACAGTGGTGGAGCGGCGAGCCGCCATGCATGACAGCTATGACGTCTGTCTGGTGGCCAACTTTAACCCGCGTGACCTTTCAACCCCCAACTCTGACCCCTGA
- the LOC105013876 gene encoding kelch repeat and BTB domain-containing protein 12 isoform X1 has translation MDQQVMVPGQAEHGLLLRSQLERMWRARELTDVVLLADGIPFPCHRVVLSAFSPYFHAMFTCGLKETRGGEVPLRDTPAQSLKLILGYMYCSYLPLTHENIQGVAAAAFLLHIDGAFRLCQSYMVESMDTSNCVGLYHWARNLGATDLADLALRYLCRHFTQVCQEEELLELDAQSLGCLLGSDDLNVTQEECVLELVLRWIERRRGDEQSEAQAIELLRRVRLELIDPNFLRKARRRNPVLLRDAECFGMIDTALQTSCPSVAAATHRPTLRYGMATTNLLLCLGGSDEGGLPARRGGLADLSFCFAPQDRKSYYIPSPVKGVGLITAGAVTQDNNIVAAVEEEDDNRTKKLAIYRYDQSCGRWEELCWVGYRDMYAMGALGDAIYLLGGQMKVRNHYVITSSVERWSMKRGGSWLSFAPLPLPVACHCTISLRDRLYVLGGWTPQTDHPDDEPDRLSSRVFQFDPGKDRWMECENMRYSRYRCGVAALNGEIYILGGIGCEGQDRGQSRRCLSSVEIYNPEEDTWRSGPTLPTPLLSLRSNASNTGEVDGKLYLCGYYKGAGRHEVITKEILELDPKDNVWTVVERRAAMHDSYDVCLVANFNPRDLSTPNSDP, from the exons ATGGACCAGCAGGTTATGGTGCCTGGTCAGGCCGAACATGGACTGCTTCTGCGGAGCCAGCTGGAGAGGATGTGGAGGGCTAGGGAGCTGACTGACGTGGTTCTTCTGGCCGACGGCATTCCCTTCCCCTGCCACCGGGTGGTGCTATCCGCCTTCAGCCCTTACTTCCAC GCCATGTTTACCTGTGGTCTGAAAGAGACCCGTGGAGGGGAGGTGCCTCTCAGGGACACGCCTGCCCAGAGCCTTAAGCTGATCTTGGGGTACATGTACTGCTCCTATCTGCCTCTCACCCACGAAAACATCCAGGGTGTGGCCGCTGCTGCCTTCCTGCTGCACATAGACGGGGCATTCAG ATTGTGCCAGAGCTACATGGTGGAAAGCATGGACACTTCCAACTGTGTAGGACTGTACCACTGGGCCAGAAATCTTGGGGCCACTGACCTGGCAGACCTTGCCCTGAGATACCTGTGTCGTCACTTCACCCAG GTGTGTCAGGAGGAGGAGCTGTTGGAACTGGATGCCCAGAGTCTGGGGTGTTTACTGGGGTCAGATGACCTGAACGTGACCCAGGAGGAGTGTGTTCTGGAGCTGGTGCTGCGCTGGATAGAAAGGCGCAGGGGAGACGAGCAGAGTGAGGCCCAGGCCATCGAGCTCCTCAGACGGGTACGACTGGAGCTGATTGACCCCAACTTCCTCCGGAAAGCCAGGAGGAGAAACCCG GTGTTGCTCCGGGATGCCGAATGCTTCGGGATGATCGATACGGCTCTCCAGACTTCCTGTCCCTCGGTGGCAGCTGCCACCCATCGCCCCACCCTGCGCTATGGGATGGCAACCACAAACTTGCTCCTCTGCCTTGGGGGTAGTGACGAGGGGGGTCTCCCAGCCCGCCGGGGGGGTCTGGCTGACCTCAGCTTCTGTTTCGCCCCCCAGGACAGAAAGTCGTACTACATCCCCTCTCCTGTCAAGGGGGTGGGATTGATCACGGCGGGGGCAGTCACACAGGACAACAACATAGTTGCTGCTGTAGAGGAGGAGGACGACAACAGGACCAAGAAACTGGCGATATacag ATATGACCAGTCATGTGGGAGGTGGGAGGAGCTGTGTTGGGTGGGTTACAGGGACATGTATGCCATGGGGGCGCTAGGCGATGCCATCTACCTGCTGGGGGGCCAGATGAAGGTTAGGAACCATTATGTCATCACCAGCAGCGTTGAGAGGTGGTCAATGAAAAGGGGCGGGTCCTGGCTAAGCTTcgcccctctgcctctcccggTGGCATGTCATTGCACGATCAGCCTCAGAGACCGCCTCTACGTGCTGGGGGGATGGACGCCACAG ACGGACCATCCAGACGATGAGCCAGACCGCTTGAGTAGCCGTGTGTTCCAGTTTGACCCAGGAAAAGACAGGTGGATGGAGTGTGAGAACATGAGGTACTCCCGCTATCGATGTGGGGTCGCTGCACTCAATGGAGAGATCTACATTCTAG GAGGAATAGGATGTGAGGGGCAGGACCGTGGCCAATCACGTCGTTGTTTGAGCTCAGTGGAGATCTATAACCCAGAAGAAGACACCTGGAGGTCCGGGCCTACCCTCCCaactcccctcctctctctccgaAGCAACGCCTCTAACACTGGGGAGGTGGACGGCAAGCTGTATCTCTGTGGCTATTATAAGGGGGCAG GTCGCCATGAGGTTATTACCAAAGAGATCTTAGAGCTGGATCCCAAGGACAACGTGTGGACAGTGGTGGAGCGGCGAGCCGCCATGCATGACAGCTATGACGTCTGTCTGGTGGCCAACTTTAACCCGCGTGACCTTTCAACCCCCAACTCTGACCCCTGA
- the LOC105013876 gene encoding kelch repeat and BTB domain-containing protein 12 isoform X2, with amino-acid sequence MDQQVMVPGQAEHGLLLRSQLERMWRARELTDVVLLADGIPFPCHRVVLSAFSPYFHAMFTCGLKETRGGEVPLRDTPAQSLKLILGLCQSYMVESMDTSNCVGLYHWARNLGATDLADLALRYLCRHFTQVCQEEELLELDAQSLGCLLGSDDLNVTQEECVLELVLRWIERRRGDEQSEAQAIELLRRVRLELIDPNFLRKARRRNPVLLRDAECFGMIDTALQTSCPSVAAATHRPTLRYGMATTNLLLCLGGSDEGGLPARRGGLADLSFCFAPQDRKSYYIPSPVKGVGLITAGAVTQDNNIVAAVEEEDDNRTKKLAIYRYDQSCGRWEELCWVGYRDMYAMGALGDAIYLLGGQMKVRNHYVITSSVERWSMKRGGSWLSFAPLPLPVACHCTISLRDRLYVLGGWTPQTDHPDDEPDRLSSRVFQFDPGKDRWMECENMRYSRYRCGVAALNGEIYILGGIGCEGQDRGQSRRCLSSVEIYNPEEDTWRSGPTLPTPLLSLRSNASNTGEVDGKLYLCGYYKGAGRHEVITKEILELDPKDNVWTVVERRAAMHDSYDVCLVANFNPRDLSTPNSDP; translated from the exons ATGGACCAGCAGGTTATGGTGCCTGGTCAGGCCGAACATGGACTGCTTCTGCGGAGCCAGCTGGAGAGGATGTGGAGGGCTAGGGAGCTGACTGACGTGGTTCTTCTGGCCGACGGCATTCCCTTCCCCTGCCACCGGGTGGTGCTATCCGCCTTCAGCCCTTACTTCCAC GCCATGTTTACCTGTGGTCTGAAAGAGACCCGTGGAGGGGAGGTGCCTCTCAGGGACACGCCTGCCCAGAGCCTTAAGCTGATCTTGGG ATTGTGCCAGAGCTACATGGTGGAAAGCATGGACACTTCCAACTGTGTAGGACTGTACCACTGGGCCAGAAATCTTGGGGCCACTGACCTGGCAGACCTTGCCCTGAGATACCTGTGTCGTCACTTCACCCAG GTGTGTCAGGAGGAGGAGCTGTTGGAACTGGATGCCCAGAGTCTGGGGTGTTTACTGGGGTCAGATGACCTGAACGTGACCCAGGAGGAGTGTGTTCTGGAGCTGGTGCTGCGCTGGATAGAAAGGCGCAGGGGAGACGAGCAGAGTGAGGCCCAGGCCATCGAGCTCCTCAGACGGGTACGACTGGAGCTGATTGACCCCAACTTCCTCCGGAAAGCCAGGAGGAGAAACCCG GTGTTGCTCCGGGATGCCGAATGCTTCGGGATGATCGATACGGCTCTCCAGACTTCCTGTCCCTCGGTGGCAGCTGCCACCCATCGCCCCACCCTGCGCTATGGGATGGCAACCACAAACTTGCTCCTCTGCCTTGGGGGTAGTGACGAGGGGGGTCTCCCAGCCCGCCGGGGGGGTCTGGCTGACCTCAGCTTCTGTTTCGCCCCCCAGGACAGAAAGTCGTACTACATCCCCTCTCCTGTCAAGGGGGTGGGATTGATCACGGCGGGGGCAGTCACACAGGACAACAACATAGTTGCTGCTGTAGAGGAGGAGGACGACAACAGGACCAAGAAACTGGCGATATacag ATATGACCAGTCATGTGGGAGGTGGGAGGAGCTGTGTTGGGTGGGTTACAGGGACATGTATGCCATGGGGGCGCTAGGCGATGCCATCTACCTGCTGGGGGGCCAGATGAAGGTTAGGAACCATTATGTCATCACCAGCAGCGTTGAGAGGTGGTCAATGAAAAGGGGCGGGTCCTGGCTAAGCTTcgcccctctgcctctcccggTGGCATGTCATTGCACGATCAGCCTCAGAGACCGCCTCTACGTGCTGGGGGGATGGACGCCACAG ACGGACCATCCAGACGATGAGCCAGACCGCTTGAGTAGCCGTGTGTTCCAGTTTGACCCAGGAAAAGACAGGTGGATGGAGTGTGAGAACATGAGGTACTCCCGCTATCGATGTGGGGTCGCTGCACTCAATGGAGAGATCTACATTCTAG GAGGAATAGGATGTGAGGGGCAGGACCGTGGCCAATCACGTCGTTGTTTGAGCTCAGTGGAGATCTATAACCCAGAAGAAGACACCTGGAGGTCCGGGCCTACCCTCCCaactcccctcctctctctccgaAGCAACGCCTCTAACACTGGGGAGGTGGACGGCAAGCTGTATCTCTGTGGCTATTATAAGGGGGCAG GTCGCCATGAGGTTATTACCAAAGAGATCTTAGAGCTGGATCCCAAGGACAACGTGTGGACAGTGGTGGAGCGGCGAGCCGCCATGCATGACAGCTATGACGTCTGTCTGGTGGCCAACTTTAACCCGCGTGACCTTTCAACCCCCAACTCTGACCCCTGA